In Anaerotignum faecicola, the genomic stretch CTTCCGCCGTCCTGGCAATCAGTTCCTTCCCCTGCTTGATATGATCAGAAATATAAAACGGGATACCACAGGCGCCAAAGGATACCTCTCCGCCTTTCTCGTAAACCACGATTTCCACCGCATCGCCCAGAAGTCTTTTTAACTTGGATGCCGCCGACATTCCGGCGGCCACACCGCCGATAATCACTGTTTTCACTCTCTCACCCTTCTTTCTACGATAATCGCATTTGTCATACAGCCAGTTACATTAATCAGTG encodes the following:
- a CDS encoding CoA-disulfide reductase, whose product is MKTVIIGGVAAGMSAASKLKRLLGDAVEIVVYEKGGEVSFGACGIPFYISDHIKQGKELIARTAE